GCCGCCGCCGAGGACTGGCAGGTCGACCCCTTCTCGGGAGAGGTGCAGGACGGCTACGTCTGGGGGCGGGGGGCGGTCGACATGAAGGACTTCGACGCCATGCTGCTCTCGGTCGTGCGCGCGCGGACCCGGGCCGGGCGACTGCCCGACCGGCCGATCGTGCTGGCGTTCACCGCGGACGAGGAGGCGGGGGGCGCCCACGGCGCAAAGGTCATGGTCGACACCCACGCCGAGCACTTCGACGGGGTCACCGATGCGGTCGGCGAGGTCGGCGGTTTCAGCACCACGGTCCGCGGGCAGCGGATCTACCTCGTCGAGGCGGCCGAGAAGGGGATGGCCTGGATGAGGCTGACGGCGCGGGGACGGGCCGGCCACGGATCGATGATCAATCCCGACAACGCCGTCACCCGGATCTCGGCCGCCGTGGCGCGACTGGGGGCCCACGAGTGGCCCGTCCGGCTCACGCCGGCGATGGAGGTGCTGCTCGCGACCGTCGCCGACCTGGCAGGCACCGAGGCCACGCCTGACAACGCCGAGGCCCTGGTGGAGGAGTTCGGCGGCGCCGCCCGGATGCTCGGCGCGGTGATCCGGCACACCACCAACCCGACGATGCTCGAGGCTGGCTACAAGGCCAACGTGATCCCGACCGAGGCGTCGGCCACCGTCGACGGACGCTTCCTGCCGGGTTACGAGGACGAGTTCTTCCGCACGGTGGCCGAGCTGGTCGGCGACGACATCGAGGTCGACTACGTCAGCCGGCAGCAGCCCTGGGAGACGCCGTACGACGGAGCGCTGGTCGACGCCATGCACCGCTCGCTGCTGGCCGAGGATCCCGACGCCCGGGTCGCCCCCTTCCTCATGAGCGGCGGCACCGACGCCAAGCACTTCCGGAAGCTCGGCATGCGCTCCTACGGGTTCGCGCCGCTGCGGCTCCCCGCCGACCTCGACTTCACCGCCCTCTTCCACGGTGTGGACGAGCGGGTGCCGGTCGACGCGCTGGAGTTCGGCGCCCGCGTCTTCGACCGCTTCCTCGACGACGTCTGAGCGGTCGACCTCAGGCCGACATCCCGAAGGAGACGGTCGGACGCTGGCGGATGATCTTGCGACGCAGGATCACCCGGCGGGTGCCGTCGGGGGCCACGCGCACGCGGTCGAGCTCCCACCCGCCGTGCTCGGCTCGCTCGACCAGCATCCGGGTCACCGCGTTGCGGGAGAAGTCGCGTGAGATGAGCAGCTTCTCGAACTGCCACTCCACGCCTGGCCCGAGCGGTCGATGGGTCGGGCGGGTGGTCACGGGCCGTCACCCGACACGTCGTCGAGCGCGGTGGCGATCTCGGGAGGCAGCGAGAGGTCCTCGACCGCGAGGGCGTCGCGCAGCTGGGCCGCGGTCCTGGCACCCACGAGGGGTGCCGTGACGCCAGGCCGGTCGCGCACCCACACCAGGGCCACCTGCAGCGGCGTCCAGCCGAGGCCGTCGGCCGCCCGGCACACCGCCTCGACGACCCCCGAGGCGTGGGGGCCGAGGTAGTTCTCAACGAACCCGGCGAAGTGCGGTGACGCCGCCCGCGAGTCCGCGGGAGTCGAGTGCCGGTACTTCCCGGTCAGCACACCCCGGCCGAGCGGGGACCAGGGCAGCACGCCCAGGCCCAGCGCCTGGGCGGCGGGAAGGACCTCGGCCTCGACGTCGCGGTTGAGCAGGGAGTACTCGACCTGGGTCGAGGCGAGCGTCGCCCGGCCTGGCACTGCGCGCTGCCAGGCGCCGGCCCAGGCGGTCTGCCAGCCGGTGTAGTTGGAGATGCCGACGTAGGAGGCCCGACCGCTGGTCACCGCGATGTCGAGCGCGCTCAAGGTCTCCTCGAGCGGGGTGTCGTCGACCCAGGTGTGCACCTGCCACAGGTCCACGTGGTCGACCCCCAGCCGTCGCAGCGACTCGTCGAGGGTGGTCAGCAGGTGGCCGCGGGACGCGTTGGTGACCCGCTGCCCGGTCCGGCGGGAGATGCCGGCCTTGGTCGCGATGACCACCTCGTCGCGGGAGACGACGTCGCGCACCAGCTTGGCGATCAGCTCCTCCGAGGCGCCGTCGCCGTAGCCGGCCGCGGTGTCGAGCAGGGTGCCGCCCGCCTCCGCGAAGGCGACCAGCTGGTCGCGAGCCTCGTGCTCGTCGGTGTCACGCCCCCAGGTCAACGTGCCGAGGCCCAGCCGGGACACCTTCAGGCCGGTGTTGCCCAGGACGCGTTGCTGCATGCCGTGAAGGCTATCCGTACGCTTGCCCGTCGTGTGGGATCTCCTCAAGGCCGTCGTGCTCGGCACCCTCCAGGGCCTCACCGAGTTCCTCCCGATCTCGAGCAGTGCCCACCTCCGGATCTTCCCGGAGCTCTTCGGCTGGGGCGACCCGGGCGCGGCGTTCACCGCCGTCATCCAGATCGGGACCGAGCTGGCGGTGCTGCTCTACTTCCGCAAGGACCTGTGGCGGATCGGTTCGACATGGGTGCGGTCGCTGTTCCAGCCCGAGTACCGCGGTCATCTCGACTCGCGGCTCGGGTGGTTCATCATCATCGGCTCGCTACCGATCGTGGTGCTCGGGATCCTGCTCAAGGACGTCATCGAGGGGCAGTTCCGCAACCTCTGGATCATCGGCACCACCCTGGTCGTGCTCGGCATCATCCTGGGCGTGGCCGACCGGGTCAGCGCCGACCGCAAGAAGATCAAGAACCTCACGCTGCGGGACGCGATCCTCATGGGGTGCGCACAGGCGTGTGCCCTCGTCCCCGGCGTCTCGCGCTCCGGCGCCACCATCTCGATGGGCCGCTTCCTCGGCTACGAGCGCGAGGCAGCCACCCGCTACGCCTTCCTGCTGGCGGTCCCGGCGGTCGTGGGCGCCGGCCTCTTCGAGCTGCGGGAGATCCCGAACGGCGACAACGCCTACGGCTGGGGCCCGACGGTCGTGGCGACCGTCGTCTCGTTCGTCGTGGGGTACGCCGCGATCGCGTGGCTGCTCCGCTACATCTCGACGCACTCCTACACCCCGTTCGTGCTCTACCGCGTGGTGCTCGGCTCCGCGACGCTGCTGCTGGTCGCCACCGGGGTGCTCAGCCCGTGAGCGTCACAGCCAGCCCGACCGCTTGAAGATCCAGAGCAGGCCGCCCGAGGCGCCGACCATGAGCAGCAGGGCCCAGGCGTAGCCGAGGCTCCACCCGAGCTCGGGCATGTGGTCGAAGTTCATCCCGTAGATCCCGGCGATCAGGGTGGGCACCACGATCAGGGCGGCGGCAGCAGAGATCTTGCGCAGGTCCTCGTTCTGGCGGACGGAGATCTGCGCCAGGTGGGCCTCGAACGCCGTGGACAGCAGCCCGTCGAGGGTCTCGGTCGTCTCGGAGACGCGGGTGAGGTGGTCGGCGACGTCGCGGAAGTAGACTTGCGTCTCCTCGGGGACGAGCTCGACCTGACCGCTGAGGAACCGGCGCATGGGCTCGCGCAGTGGCTGCACCGCCCGGCGGACCTCGGCGAGCTCCCGCTTGAGCACGTAGATCCGGGCCGAGTCGCGGGTGAGCTCCTGGGAGAACACGGACAGCTCGACCTCGTCGACGTCGATCTCGAGCTCGGCGGCCACCCGCTCGTAGCCGTCGACGACGGCGTCGCACACCGCGTGCAGGACGGCCGAGGGCCCGTGGGCCAGCAGCGCGTGCTGGTCCTCCAGCTGGGCGCGGGCCTCGCGGAGCCCGGCGCCCTCGCCGTGCCGGACGGTGACCACGAAGTCGTGACCCTGGAAGATGCTGATCTCCCCGGTCTCGACGGCGTCGCGCTCGTCGACGTACCACAGGGTCTTGAGGATCATGAAGAGCGTGTCGTCGTAGAGCTCGAGCTTGGGGCGCTGGTGGGCCTTGACGGCGTCCTCGATCGCGAGCTCGTGGAGCCCGAACACCTCGGCCAGCTGGTCGAGCTCCGCCTGTCCCGGTTCGTGGAGCCCGACCCACATGAAGTCACCGTCGCCGTGCAGCTGACGCCGGATCGCACGTAGGTCGTCGACCGAGCCCTCCACCGGGACGCGCTCGCCCCCGCGGTAGAGGGCGGCGTCGACG
The genomic region above belongs to Nocardioides coralli and contains:
- the corA gene encoding magnesium/cobalt transporter CorA — its product is MIVDAALYRGGERVPVEGSVDDLRAIRRQLHGDGDFMWVGLHEPGQAELDQLAEVFGLHELAIEDAVKAHQRPKLELYDDTLFMILKTLWYVDERDAVETGEISIFQGHDFVVTVRHGEGAGLREARAQLEDQHALLAHGPSAVLHAVCDAVVDGYERVAAELEIDVDEVELSVFSQELTRDSARIYVLKRELAEVRRAVQPLREPMRRFLSGQVELVPEETQVYFRDVADHLTRVSETTETLDGLLSTAFEAHLAQISVRQNEDLRKISAAAALIVVPTLIAGIYGMNFDHMPELGWSLGYAWALLLMVGASGGLLWIFKRSGWL
- a CDS encoding M20/M25/M40 family metallo-hydrolase, whose product is MVEDRDDATDERPYDPAGEVVDLCRDLIRIDTSNYGDHSGPGERKAAEHVATLLDEVGIETTVVEETAGRTSLIAHWGVPSDRPGLLLHGHLDVVPAAAEDWQVDPFSGEVQDGYVWGRGAVDMKDFDAMLLSVVRARTRAGRLPDRPIVLAFTADEEAGGAHGAKVMVDTHAEHFDGVTDAVGEVGGFSTTVRGQRIYLVEAAEKGMAWMRLTARGRAGHGSMINPDNAVTRISAAVARLGAHEWPVRLTPAMEVLLATVADLAGTEATPDNAEALVEEFGGAARMLGAVIRHTTNPTMLEAGYKANVIPTEASATVDGRFLPGYEDEFFRTVAELVGDDIEVDYVSRQQPWETPYDGALVDAMHRSLLAEDPDARVAPFLMSGGTDAKHFRKLGMRSYGFAPLRLPADLDFTALFHGVDERVPVDALEFGARVFDRFLDDV
- a CDS encoding aldo/keto reductase; amino-acid sequence: MQQRVLGNTGLKVSRLGLGTLTWGRDTDEHEARDQLVAFAEAGGTLLDTAAGYGDGASEELIAKLVRDVVSRDEVVIATKAGISRRTGQRVTNASRGHLLTTLDESLRRLGVDHVDLWQVHTWVDDTPLEETLSALDIAVTSGRASYVGISNYTGWQTAWAGAWQRAVPGRATLASTQVEYSLLNRDVEAEVLPAAQALGLGVLPWSPLGRGVLTGKYRHSTPADSRAASPHFAGFVENYLGPHASGVVEAVCRAADGLGWTPLQVALVWVRDRPGVTAPLVGARTAAQLRDALAVEDLSLPPEIATALDDVSGDGP
- a CDS encoding undecaprenyl-diphosphate phosphatase, with amino-acid sequence MWDLLKAVVLGTLQGLTEFLPISSSAHLRIFPELFGWGDPGAAFTAVIQIGTELAVLLYFRKDLWRIGSTWVRSLFQPEYRGHLDSRLGWFIIIGSLPIVVLGILLKDVIEGQFRNLWIIGTTLVVLGIILGVADRVSADRKKIKNLTLRDAILMGCAQACALVPGVSRSGATISMGRFLGYEREAATRYAFLLAVPAVVGAGLFELREIPNGDNAYGWGPTVVATVVSFVVGYAAIAWLLRYISTHSYTPFVLYRVVLGSATLLLVATGVLSP
- a CDS encoding DUF5703 family protein: MEWQFEKLLISRDFSRNAVTRMLVERAEHGGWELDRVRVAPDGTRRVILRRKIIRQRPTVSFGMSA